From a single Cyclobacterium marinum DSM 745 genomic region:
- a CDS encoding NAD-dependent epimerase/dehydratase family protein — translation MNKILVTGAAGQLGTELTQKLCEIHGPEAVIASDINQNSSEKFSFCQFMMLDVLDKDSLRKVIANENISQVYHLAAILSATAEQKPLLAWKLNIDSLLILLELAKELKLEKVFWPSSIAVFGKESPKENTPQDAVQTAGTVYGISKMAGERWCEYYYSHHKVDVRSLRFPGLIGYKARPGGGTTDYAVDIFHKALTGQVFRSYLEKDTRLPMMYMPDAIKATLDLMQAPKENITVRSSYNLTAMSFTPEEIFLELKKHFPDFKIDYTPDYRQEIASNWPKSIDDQQARNDWNWHQEYDLHTMTTDIIKNLPSWIDKI, via the coding sequence ATGAATAAAATACTGGTAACCGGGGCTGCAGGCCAATTAGGAACTGAATTGACACAAAAACTTTGTGAGATCCACGGACCTGAGGCTGTCATAGCATCTGATATTAATCAAAATTCCTCAGAAAAATTTTCATTTTGCCAATTCATGATGCTCGATGTTCTGGACAAAGACAGTCTAAGAAAGGTCATTGCCAATGAAAATATAAGCCAGGTATATCACCTTGCCGCTATTTTGTCCGCCACAGCAGAACAAAAACCACTATTGGCCTGGAAATTGAATATTGACAGTTTATTGATTTTACTGGAATTGGCCAAGGAACTTAAATTAGAGAAAGTATTTTGGCCATCGTCTATTGCTGTTTTTGGCAAAGAAAGCCCAAAAGAAAACACCCCTCAAGATGCTGTCCAGACAGCCGGCACCGTTTACGGGATTTCAAAGATGGCAGGTGAAAGATGGTGTGAATATTATTATAGCCACCACAAAGTGGATGTGCGAAGCCTTAGGTTTCCCGGACTCATTGGTTACAAAGCAAGACCTGGAGGTGGAACTACCGATTATGCTGTAGACATATTTCACAAAGCTTTGACAGGACAAGTTTTCCGGTCATACTTAGAAAAAGATACCCGTTTACCGATGATGTACATGCCTGATGCCATAAAAGCCACGCTAGATTTAATGCAAGCCCCTAAAGAAAATATCACCGTTAGGTCTAGTTACAACCTGACGGCAATGAGCTTTACACCGGAAGAAATTTTTCTGGAATTAAAAAAACATTTTCCGGATTTTAAAATAGATTATACACCTGATTATCGACAAGAAATCGCTTCCAATTGGCCGAAATCCATCGATGATCAACAAGCCAGGAATGACTGGAACTGGCATCAGGAATATGACCTGCATACAATGACCACAGACATAATTAAAAACCTACCTTCGTGGATAGACAAAATTTAA
- the kbl gene encoding glycine C-acetyltransferase, protein MFDTLREKLQKDLNNLKNEGLYKSERIIKSPQGAKISLEDGSEVLNFCANNYLGLSSHPKVIEAAKAAIDSHGFGMSSVRFICGTQDIHKTLEDKISKFLGTEDTILYAAAFDANGGVFEPILGAEDAIISDALNHASIIDGVRLCKAMRFRYKHNDMEDLEEQLKVADQKGAKNKIIVTDGAFSMDGTIAQLDKIVNLAEKYKALVMSDECHSTGFIGQSGRGVHELKEVMGKVDIITGTLGKALGGASGGFTSGRKEIIATLRQKSRPYLFSNTLAPAITGASIVIFDLLSETTALRDKLEENTMYFREGIQKAGFAIKEGTHPIVPIMLYDAPLAQKMASQLLEKGIYVIGFYYPVVPKGQARIRVQLSAAHERADLDRAIKAFSEVGKSLGVIE, encoded by the coding sequence ATGTTTGACACCTTAAGAGAAAAACTTCAAAAAGACCTAAATAACCTCAAAAATGAAGGTTTATACAAAAGTGAAAGAATCATAAAGTCTCCACAAGGGGCTAAGATTTCCCTCGAAGATGGAAGTGAAGTATTGAATTTTTGTGCCAATAATTACTTGGGGCTTTCAAGTCATCCCAAGGTGATCGAAGCTGCCAAGGCAGCCATAGATAGTCATGGTTTCGGGATGTCTTCGGTTCGATTTATTTGTGGAACGCAGGATATCCACAAAACTTTGGAGGATAAAATTTCAAAATTTTTAGGTACAGAAGACACCATTCTTTACGCGGCGGCTTTTGATGCCAATGGGGGAGTATTTGAGCCTATTTTGGGCGCTGAAGATGCAATCATTTCAGATGCATTAAATCATGCCTCAATTATTGATGGGGTAAGATTGTGCAAGGCCATGCGCTTTAGATACAAGCACAATGATATGGAAGATTTGGAAGAGCAACTCAAAGTGGCAGATCAGAAAGGGGCCAAGAATAAAATAATTGTTACTGATGGGGCTTTTTCCATGGATGGGACAATCGCTCAGCTGGATAAAATTGTAAACCTTGCAGAAAAATACAAGGCTTTGGTAATGTCTGATGAGTGTCATTCAACTGGCTTCATTGGACAATCGGGTAGGGGTGTTCATGAACTCAAAGAAGTAATGGGCAAAGTAGATATCATTACAGGAACTTTGGGCAAGGCTTTAGGGGGGGCTTCCGGAGGCTTTACCTCAGGCAGAAAGGAAATCATTGCTACCCTTCGTCAAAAATCAAGACCTTATTTATTTTCCAATACCTTGGCACCTGCAATTACCGGTGCTTCCATAGTTATTTTTGACCTTTTGTCGGAAACTACTGCTTTAAGGGATAAGTTGGAAGAAAACACCATGTATTTTAGAGAAGGTATTCAGAAGGCAGGTTTTGCCATCAAAGAAGGAACCCATCCAATAGTGCCTATAATGCTATATGATGCCCCATTAGCCCAGAAAATGGCTAGTCAATTGCTGGAAAAGGGGATTTATGTCATAGGTTTTTACTACCCTGTAGTACCGAAGGGGCAAGCAAGAATTAGGGTCCAATTATCAGCTGCACACGAGAGAGCAGACCTAGACAGGGCCATTAAAGCATTTAGTGAAGTAGGAAAATCCCTTGGGGTTATAGAATAG
- a CDS encoding BT_3928 family protein, with product MIIKTLVLISRILVGGLFIFSGLIKVNDPVGTSIKMEEYFDVFATDIAPIFEHLKAISLPISVFLVVVEVALGVMLLVGWRLKRAIFLLLAMILFFTFLTFYSAYFNKVTDCGCFGDAIKLTPWESFYKDIVLLVMIVFMLVFRKHLPMKYNVFGKWLTIGSFVLSLILAIYSIRNLPFIDFRAFKEGVNITKAMQPSAPLEYSYLMEKDGEQFVLDEYPSDESYTFVEMTLKNPEVLPKISDFAIWNEAGDHTEEMLQGKQLLILSSNIDKITLSVSELDRISALINAFQGTDVKVHWVAASSEERMNEFLREKGLRVSSYMADATVVKTIIRSNPGLVFMEEGTVLKKFHYRNSPTPEIAKTIFFK from the coding sequence ATGATAATTAAAACATTAGTCTTAATCTCCAGGATACTTGTAGGAGGGCTTTTTATTTTTTCAGGGCTTATCAAAGTAAATGATCCCGTAGGTACTTCCATCAAAATGGAGGAATACTTCGACGTGTTTGCTACGGATATAGCTCCAATTTTTGAACACCTAAAAGCAATTTCTTTACCGATATCTGTGTTTTTAGTAGTAGTGGAAGTGGCTTTGGGTGTAATGCTTTTAGTTGGGTGGAGATTAAAGCGTGCCATTTTTCTTTTACTGGCTATGATTCTCTTCTTTACTTTTCTCACCTTCTATTCTGCGTATTTTAATAAAGTAACAGATTGTGGTTGCTTTGGTGATGCAATTAAACTGACGCCTTGGGAATCCTTTTACAAGGACATTGTGTTGCTGGTGATGATTGTGTTTATGCTCGTATTTAGAAAGCATTTGCCAATGAAATACAATGTTTTCGGTAAATGGCTTACCATAGGTTCTTTTGTACTGTCTTTGATTTTGGCTATTTATTCCATAAGAAATCTCCCTTTTATCGATTTTAGGGCCTTCAAAGAAGGAGTAAATATCACCAAAGCCATGCAACCCTCCGCACCTTTGGAGTATTCTTACTTAATGGAGAAGGATGGTGAACAATTTGTATTGGATGAATACCCAAGTGATGAAAGTTATACTTTTGTAGAAATGACTTTGAAAAATCCTGAAGTCTTGCCTAAAATTTCAGATTTTGCTATATGGAATGAAGCCGGTGATCATACAGAAGAAATGCTTCAAGGAAAGCAACTGTTGATCTTGTCTAGTAATATCGATAAAATAACACTTTCAGTCAGTGAACTGGATAGAATTAGTGCACTAATTAACGCTTTTCAGGGGACAGACGTAAAGGTTCATTGGGTAGCGGCTTCATCAGAAGAAAGAATGAATGAATTTTTGCGAGAAAAGGGTCTTCGGGTAAGTTCCTATATGGCAGATGCTACTGTAGTAAAAACCATTATTAGGTCTAATCCCGGGTTGGTTTTTATGGAAGAAGGAACGGTGCTTAAGAAGTTTCATTACCGAAATTCACCCACCCCTGAAATAGCTAAAACTATATTTTTCAAATAA
- a CDS encoding OmpP1/FadL family transporter, giving the protein MKGFKLILSLSALIALHFSEAKAQSGYAEDALRFSQFGSTGTARINALGGTGNSLGGDISNIHNNPAGLGFYQNSEFSFTAAYSDWNAGTTLLNQTENFNATNFSIPNLGVVISKAKTPLEVGDWRGGSFGISINRQATYNNDFGYFSNQLDQGSILDFYVEDYNNYGVPGGTDGLFFDAFLINPVDDGYDYVPNATLALEKMEKVENEGSMSEINFSYGGNYKNKLFLGASLGINSVSFRSTKTYNEEFFDDNNQTTLFSSLQENLYLSGTGVNVGLGVIYKPVDQLNVGLNFKSPTWYQINEEYDADIFADFFPAYQDPEFGSISESDAQTDLYVSSYNLRSPMRLGGGLTYFFGKNGFITADVNYLDYSSANIRSNAFNPETDNQDINNLYGQTINYSLGGEFRFDMFRLRAGYAYYGDPIANPGNTDRSTNQISGGVGVKLSGFSIDFGLVNSKFNGYYSSYPGSDLAVIDNNRTTGMLTLGFSF; this is encoded by the coding sequence ATGAAAGGATTTAAATTAATTTTATCTTTATCTGCTTTGATTGCATTACATTTTAGTGAAGCAAAAGCCCAAAGCGGATATGCTGAAGACGCTTTACGATTTAGCCAGTTCGGATCCACCGGAACAGCAAGAATTAATGCGCTTGGAGGAACAGGTAATTCCCTTGGAGGTGATATAAGCAATATACATAATAATCCTGCAGGATTGGGATTTTATCAAAATTCAGAATTTAGTTTTACTGCTGCTTATAGTGATTGGAATGCAGGTACAACATTATTAAATCAGACAGAGAATTTTAATGCAACCAATTTTTCTATACCAAACCTAGGGGTGGTCATCAGCAAAGCAAAAACTCCCCTTGAAGTAGGTGATTGGCGAGGAGGTTCATTTGGTATCAGTATCAATAGACAAGCTACCTATAATAATGATTTCGGCTATTTCTCCAACCAATTAGATCAAGGATCTATTCTTGACTTCTACGTTGAGGACTACAACAATTATGGTGTTCCCGGAGGAACTGATGGTTTGTTTTTTGATGCATTCCTTATTAACCCGGTTGATGACGGATATGATTATGTCCCCAATGCTACTCTGGCCTTAGAGAAAATGGAAAAGGTGGAAAATGAAGGATCCATGTCCGAAATTAATTTTTCCTACGGTGGCAATTACAAAAACAAGTTGTTTCTCGGCGCTTCACTTGGAATCAACTCCGTCTCATTCAGATCTACCAAAACATATAATGAGGAATTCTTTGACGATAACAACCAGACCACCCTTTTCAGCTCATTGCAAGAAAACTTATATTTAAGTGGTACAGGAGTCAATGTTGGTCTTGGGGTTATTTACAAGCCTGTAGATCAGCTAAACGTAGGGCTGAACTTCAAATCCCCAACTTGGTACCAAATCAATGAAGAGTATGATGCCGATATTTTTGCGGATTTTTTCCCTGCATACCAAGACCCTGAATTTGGAAGCATCTCAGAATCCGACGCACAAACAGACCTTTACGTAAGTAGCTATAACCTAAGAAGCCCTATGCGATTGGGTGGTGGCCTCACTTACTTCTTTGGTAAAAACGGCTTTATTACTGCAGATGTTAATTACTTAGACTACAGCTCAGCCAATATCCGTTCCAATGCATTTAACCCGGAAACGGACAACCAGGATATTAATAATTTGTATGGTCAAACAATCAACTATAGCTTGGGTGGAGAGTTTAGATTTGATATGTTCAGGCTAAGAGCTGGTTATGCTTATTATGGCGACCCCATAGCTAACCCGGGAAATACAGACCGAAGCACCAACCAAATCTCAGGTGGTGTGGGTGTGAAATTGTCCGGTTTTAGTATAGATTTTGGTTTGGTAAATAGCAAGTTCAACGGTTATTATTCGTCTTATCCGGGATCTGACCTTGCAGTCATTGATAACAACAGAACTACAGGTATGCTTACCCTAGGATTTAGTTTCTAA
- the folP gene encoding dihydropteroate synthase — MLENSHSIYKFEDTLFPPKITLQIKGKLFTLDKPWIMGIINSTPDSFYDKSRTTGESREVLVKATKMVNEGADILDIGGYSSRPGAAMVTEKEELNRVIHVIKNIKDRFPDILISIDTFRSKVAKEAVNAGADMVNDISGGGLDPKMFETVGSLGIPYICMHMLGDPQTMQNFSEYVDIEKEIGYFFSEKIEKCYKAGIKDVILDIGLGFSKTLEQNYRLLKHFSYFNTLKLPLLIGASRKSMIYKLLNNSPEEALNGTTAIHMAALINGAKIIRVHDVKEANETLKIYKQIYT; from the coding sequence ATGTTAGAAAATTCACATTCAATATATAAATTCGAAGATACTTTATTTCCCCCAAAAATAACACTTCAAATCAAAGGAAAGCTTTTTACTTTGGACAAGCCGTGGATTATGGGGATAATCAACAGTACTCCTGATTCTTTTTACGATAAAAGCAGAACTACGGGTGAATCTCGCGAGGTTTTAGTGAAAGCTACAAAGATGGTTAACGAAGGGGCAGACATACTTGACATTGGTGGCTATAGTTCCAGACCTGGAGCTGCTATGGTTACAGAAAAAGAGGAACTTAATAGAGTAATTCACGTTATTAAGAATATAAAAGATAGGTTTCCTGACATTTTAATTTCTATTGACACCTTTAGATCCAAAGTGGCAAAAGAAGCTGTCAATGCAGGTGCTGACATGGTAAATGACATCTCTGGTGGCGGATTAGATCCCAAGATGTTTGAAACAGTAGGTAGTTTAGGTATTCCTTACATTTGCATGCATATGTTAGGAGACCCACAAACAATGCAAAATTTTTCCGAATATGTTGACATAGAAAAGGAAATTGGATATTTTTTTTCGGAAAAAATTGAAAAGTGCTATAAAGCTGGCATAAAAGATGTAATACTTGATATAGGACTGGGTTTTTCCAAGACATTGGAACAAAACTACAGACTTTTAAAGCATTTTTCTTATTTTAATACATTGAAACTACCCCTTTTAATTGGAGCATCGAGAAAGTCGATGATATATAAATTGTTAAATAATAGCCCTGAAGAGGCGTTAAACGGGACTACAGCCATACATATGGCTGCCCTTATTAACGGCGCCAAAATCATTAGGGTACACGATGTAAAAGAAGCAAACGAAACATTAAAAATATATAAACAAATCTATACTTGA
- a CDS encoding DUF1599 domain-containing protein, translated as METQTASEYNEVIGLCKELFKKKTQDYGTAWRILRLPSLTDQIFIKAQRIRSIQEKGTQKVMDPIKDEFIGIINYCLIALMQNDLHADPRMELSFEELEPIYDKWVEETKDLLANKNHDYGEAWRGMRVSSITDIILMKLYRVKQIEDNQGQTIVSEGVVANYQDMLNYAVFCMIKLNHNDN; from the coding sequence TTGGAAACGCAAACCGCAAGCGAATATAATGAAGTTATTGGCCTTTGTAAAGAACTTTTTAAGAAGAAAACCCAAGATTATGGTACTGCATGGAGGATACTTAGACTTCCTTCCTTGACTGACCAGATTTTCATAAAAGCACAACGCATAAGATCTATTCAGGAAAAAGGTACACAAAAGGTGATGGACCCAATAAAGGACGAATTTATTGGAATCATCAATTATTGCCTCATTGCACTAATGCAAAATGATTTGCATGCTGATCCAAGAATGGAATTGTCTTTTGAAGAATTAGAGCCTATTTATGACAAATGGGTGGAAGAAACTAAAGATCTTTTGGCCAATAAAAACCATGACTACGGAGAAGCTTGGAGAGGTATGCGGGTTTCTTCTATTACAGATATCATATTAATGAAACTGTACAGGGTAAAACAGATTGAGGATAATCAGGGGCAGACAATTGTTTCAGAGGGGGTAGTTGCCAATTATCAAGACATGCTCAATTATGCTGTTTTCTGTATGATTAAATTGAATCACAATGATAATTAA
- the cdaA gene encoding diadenylate cyclase CdaA, producing the protein MNLLFKIGFLDISLVNLIDITLVSILIYQVYKLMRGSVAIKIFLGFLSIYLIYLVVSAAQMELLTIILGQFMGVGVLAAIILFQQEIRKFLLIVGKSSIFSNENLWQELLFWRKRESQAFNVTPIIEASKTLSGSSTGALIVLSKNSELKFYAESGDLIDAVVSKRLLVSIFNKYSPLHDGGVIIFNGRVKAARCILPVTEREVPAQFGLRHRAAIGMSEATDSLILIVSEETGQVSLAKNGKILHNLSFQEVREMINNYLTGEEIDDKFEPLTQSEKMAELKRISEL; encoded by the coding sequence TTGAATTTACTCTTTAAAATAGGTTTTCTAGACATTTCTCTGGTCAATCTTATAGACATCACACTGGTAAGTATTCTGATTTATCAGGTTTATAAATTGATGAGGGGAAGTGTGGCCATTAAGATTTTTTTAGGCTTTCTTTCCATTTATTTGATTTATTTGGTTGTTAGTGCAGCTCAAATGGAGCTTCTTACAATTATTTTGGGACAATTTATGGGGGTTGGTGTTTTGGCTGCAATCATTCTGTTCCAGCAGGAAATCAGGAAGTTTCTCCTCATTGTGGGTAAATCTTCCATATTTTCTAATGAAAATCTATGGCAGGAATTATTGTTTTGGCGAAAAAGAGAAAGTCAAGCCTTCAATGTAACTCCTATTATAGAAGCTTCTAAAACCTTATCGGGTAGTAGTACAGGAGCCCTGATAGTACTTTCCAAAAATTCAGAATTGAAATTTTACGCAGAAAGCGGTGACTTGATAGATGCCGTAGTTTCTAAGCGGCTATTGGTCTCTATCTTCAACAAGTACAGCCCATTACACGATGGCGGGGTAATTATTTTTAATGGTAGAGTAAAAGCAGCAAGGTGTATTCTCCCTGTTACAGAAAGAGAAGTGCCTGCGCAATTTGGTCTCCGCCACCGGGCAGCCATAGGCATGTCCGAAGCCACAGATTCATTGATCCTAATTGTCTCTGAAGAAACCGGACAGGTTTCCTTGGCAAAAAACGGAAAAATCTTGCACAATCTTTCTTTCCAGGAAGTCAGAGAAATGATCAATAATTACCTGACCGGAGAAGAAATTGATGACAAGTTTGAACCATTAACACAATCGGAAAAAATGGCTGAATTAAAGCGTATCTCCGAACTTTAA
- a CDS encoding copper resistance protein NlpE: MKNQIIFIFALLSFACDSPSEEKKYEGEVTESSTKEIVLESTGSTWVNYSGVLPCADCAGIQTELKLENSPEKIERSFELSETYLETKDGDRNYKTTGIYEVIYGLEDNPGAMAIRLLDENNAPFKSFQQEKSGQLTLLNQEEKPIQSKLNYSLEMVDSKGK; this comes from the coding sequence ATGAAAAACCAAATTATATTTATATTCGCCCTTCTTTCCTTTGCATGTGACAGCCCTTCGGAAGAGAAGAAATATGAAGGAGAAGTAACCGAATCAAGCACCAAAGAAATTGTTCTTGAAAGCACAGGGTCCACGTGGGTAAACTACTCAGGGGTGTTACCCTGTGCCGATTGTGCCGGTATTCAAACAGAATTAAAACTTGAAAACAGCCCGGAAAAAATAGAACGGTCCTTTGAACTATCAGAAACCTACCTTGAAACCAAAGATGGTGACAGAAACTACAAAACCACCGGAATATACGAGGTAATTTACGGCCTTGAAGACAATCCCGGCGCCATGGCAATTAGGCTTCTTGATGAGAATAACGCACCTTTCAAAAGCTTTCAGCAAGAAAAAAGTGGTCAATTGACACTCCTGAATCAAGAAGAAAAACCGATTCAATCCAAACTCAATTATTCTTTAGAAATGGTCGATTCAAAAGGCAAATAA
- a CDS encoding carbohydrate-binding family 9-like protein — MFYRFIVSISVALILTSCAQSAHTSLSFPFSEPEINIDADLGRDEWAKAVTLNGLIAPWENDNPDQTKFKAFISENYFNFIFQVEDNTLITQPFEKELSVAGGDRVELFFASDRSLNNYYCVEMDPNGNILDYSAENYRKFNEQWDFSSIEVSTKTTESGYVVEGKIALLELENLGIGNSFYLGVFRADFKNSKSKEVSWYSWVKPQKSSPDFHIPSAFGKAYFAK; from the coding sequence ATGTTCTACCGGTTTATAGTTTCCATTTCAGTGGCATTGATTTTAACCTCCTGTGCACAATCTGCGCACACAAGCCTATCCTTTCCCTTTAGTGAACCAGAGATCAATATAGACGCCGATTTAGGAAGAGACGAATGGGCTAAAGCTGTAACCTTAAATGGTCTGATTGCCCCATGGGAAAATGACAATCCCGATCAGACTAAGTTTAAGGCCTTTATTTCTGAGAACTATTTTAACTTTATTTTTCAAGTAGAGGACAATACATTGATCACCCAACCCTTCGAGAAGGAATTGTCTGTTGCCGGTGGTGATCGGGTAGAATTGTTTTTTGCAAGTGACAGGAGCCTTAACAATTATTACTGCGTGGAGATGGATCCCAATGGTAACATCTTGGATTATTCGGCGGAGAATTATCGTAAATTCAATGAACAATGGGATTTCAGTAGCATTGAAGTATCTACCAAAACAACAGAATCAGGTTATGTAGTGGAAGGAAAAATAGCTTTACTTGAGTTAGAAAATTTAGGAATTGGAAATTCTTTTTACTTAGGTGTTTTTCGAGCAGATTTTAAAAATAGCAAAAGCAAAGAGGTCAGCTGGTATTCTTGGGTAAAACCCCAAAAATCAAGCCCAGACTTTCATATCCCCTCTGCTTTTGGCAAAGCTTACTTTGCCAAATAA
- the proS gene encoding proline--tRNA ligase has protein sequence MSKGLPKRSEDYSLWYNELVKRADLAENSAVRGCMVIKPYGFSIWEKMQAELDRMFKKTGHTNAYFPLFIPKSFLSKEASHVEGFAKECAVVTHYRLKTDDSGKGVIVDPEAKLEEELIVRPTSETVIWSTYKNWIQSYRDLPLLINQWANVVRWEMRTRLFLRTAEFLWQEGHTAHATRKEAEEETLQMMNVYADFAERFMAMPVIKGVKTESEKFAGAESTYCIEAMMQDGKALQAGTSHFLGQNFAKAFDVKFATKEGGLDHVWGTSWGVSTRLMGALIMAHSDDKGLVLPPKLAPIQVVIVPIFKSEEELAQIRVKALEIVDQLDEIGISVKFDDRDTYKPGWKFAEYELKGVPLRLGIGPRDLKNNTVEMARRDDFSKTLVNFEEEDLIGKIKETLDEIQSSIYQKAKSFTEEKTTAVDSWEEFVETLNNKGGFVAAHWDGTTETEDKIKEKTKATIRCIPLDQEEEDGVCILTGKPSKGRVLFAKAY, from the coding sequence ATGAGTAAAGGTTTACCGAAACGTAGTGAGGATTATTCCCTGTGGTACAATGAATTGGTTAAAAGAGCGGACTTGGCTGAAAATAGTGCCGTGAGGGGCTGTATGGTGATTAAACCATATGGTTTTAGTATATGGGAAAAAATGCAGGCAGAGTTAGATCGAATGTTTAAAAAAACAGGACATACCAATGCTTACTTCCCATTATTTATACCGAAATCCTTTCTATCCAAAGAAGCGAGTCATGTGGAAGGCTTTGCCAAAGAGTGCGCAGTAGTGACTCATTATCGCTTGAAAACAGATGATTCAGGAAAAGGAGTCATTGTTGACCCGGAGGCCAAACTTGAAGAAGAATTAATCGTTAGGCCTACTTCTGAAACGGTAATTTGGAGTACCTATAAAAACTGGATTCAATCTTATAGGGATTTACCTTTACTTATTAATCAATGGGCCAATGTGGTCCGTTGGGAGATGCGAACTCGACTTTTCTTGAGGACTGCAGAGTTTTTATGGCAAGAAGGCCATACTGCCCACGCTACTAGGAAAGAAGCTGAAGAAGAAACATTGCAGATGATGAATGTTTATGCTGATTTTGCAGAGCGTTTTATGGCCATGCCTGTTATAAAAGGGGTGAAAACCGAAAGCGAAAAATTTGCCGGGGCTGAGTCTACCTACTGTATTGAAGCCATGATGCAGGATGGAAAAGCACTTCAGGCCGGTACTTCCCATTTTTTGGGGCAAAATTTTGCCAAGGCTTTTGATGTGAAGTTCGCTACCAAAGAAGGTGGCTTAGACCATGTATGGGGTACCAGTTGGGGGGTAAGTACTCGATTGATGGGAGCCTTAATTATGGCGCACTCTGATGATAAAGGTTTGGTATTGCCTCCAAAATTGGCACCCATCCAAGTAGTGATTGTTCCAATTTTTAAGAGTGAGGAAGAACTTGCGCAGATTAGGGTAAAAGCACTGGAAATAGTAGATCAATTGGATGAAATAGGGATTTCTGTGAAGTTTGACGACAGGGATACCTACAAGCCCGGATGGAAGTTTGCAGAATACGAACTTAAAGGAGTGCCTTTAAGACTAGGTATTGGGCCAAGGGATCTCAAAAATAATACTGTTGAAATGGCCCGTAGGGATGATTTTTCTAAAACACTGGTGAATTTTGAGGAAGAGGATTTGATTGGTAAAATCAAAGAAACACTTGATGAAATTCAATCCAGCATTTATCAGAAAGCCAAATCTTTTACCGAGGAAAAAACTACAGCTGTGGACAGTTGGGAAGAATTTGTTGAAACATTAAACAATAAAGGAGGTTTTGTGGCTGCGCATTGGGATGGGACAACCGAAACTGAGGATAAAATTAAAGAAAAAACAAAAGCTACCATTCGGTGCATTCCTCTGGATCAGGAAGAAGAAGATGGTGTGTGTATACTCACCGGAAAACCATCTAAAGGCAGGGTTTTATTTGCCAAAGCTTATTAA
- a CDS encoding shikimate kinase: MDAKKIVLVGMPGSGKSTLGRSLAAKLNWPFYDLDDLIEAKAEKAISEIFSSAGEGYFRKLETSVLEEILDKKETFVLATGGGAPCYNENMALINKKGVSVYLDVPLNNILERLTNTQVAIRPLFSSLDTPEIILKLKDMHSQRNAFYEKAKIKLRGEDSSPELLIANWLPLLETKS; the protein is encoded by the coding sequence ATGGATGCAAAGAAGATTGTACTTGTAGGAATGCCCGGGAGTGGGAAGTCTACTTTAGGGAGGTCCCTCGCAGCCAAGTTAAATTGGCCCTTTTACGATTTAGATGATTTAATAGAAGCCAAGGCAGAGAAAGCAATTTCTGAAATTTTTTCCTCAGCAGGTGAAGGGTACTTCAGGAAACTAGAGACTTCAGTCTTGGAGGAAATCCTTGATAAAAAGGAGACATTTGTTTTGGCAACAGGGGGAGGTGCTCCTTGCTATAATGAAAACATGGCTTTGATCAATAAAAAGGGAGTTTCAGTTTATTTGGATGTCCCTTTAAATAATATTCTGGAGCGGTTAACCAATACCCAAGTGGCCATAAGGCCTTTGTTTTCTAGTCTTGATACCCCTGAAATTATTCTTAAGCTCAAGGACATGCATTCCCAAAGAAATGCTTTTTACGAAAAGGCAAAAATAAAACTCAGGGGAGAAGACAGTTCCCCTGAGTTATTGATAGCTAATTGGTTGCCGTTATTAGAAACTAAATCCTAG